The Desmodus rotundus isolate HL8 chromosome 3, HLdesRot8A.1, whole genome shotgun sequence genome includes a region encoding these proteins:
- the LOC112318529 gene encoding LOW QUALITY PROTEIN: taste receptor type 2 member 9-like (The sequence of the model RefSeq protein was modified relative to this genomic sequence to represent the inferred CDS: deleted 1 base in 1 codon; substituted 2 bases at 2 genomic stop codons), with protein MPGTMEAMYMIVIAGKLTVGIXGNGVFVLVNCAGSLIDIILVSVAIFRTWLLCVVVLDGFVMLLSSDTYAHDELMNTSDVLRTTSNHSSIWFSSYLHVFYLLRIVDISHLFFLWLKLKINGVILGILLISFLISLIISTSFPEESCCHFKINYEENATWEFKASKIPNPFKEITLSLGAIVPFILCLISFLLSLCSLLRLQAGENPCCSVRDSSTEAHRRTLKALIIFLLLCIVYHAVFLVITYGFLIPHRRFVAMFGCIITVIFPXRHLFILIMGNSKLRKAFLKVVRIAKDFHKRTRSFVPLRILNTRNKMPTNTLFSHLMKN; from the exons ATGCCAGGTACAATGGAGGCAATGTATATGATTGTGATCGCTGGCAAACTGACTGTAGGAATTTGAGGAAATGGAGTTTTTGTCCTGGTTAACTGTGCTGGTTCCTTGATTGACATCATCCTGGTCAGCGTAGCCATCTTTAGAACCTGGTTGCTGTGTGTAGTAGTTTTAGATGGCTTTGTTATGCTGCTCTCTTCAGACACATATGCCCATGATGAGCTAATGAACACTTCGGATGTTTTACGGACAACTAGCAATCATTCCAGTATCTGGTTTAGCTCTTACCTCCATGTCTTCTATTTACTCAGGATAGTGGATATATCCCACCTGTTTTTCCTCTGGCTGAAGCTAAAGATCAATGGAGTCATCCTTGGGATTCTTCTGATTTCCTTTCTCATCTCTTTGATTATTAGTACTTCATTCCCTGAGGAATCCTGCTGTCACTTCAAGATCAACTATGAAGAAAATGCAACTTGGGAATTCAAAGCGAGTAAAATCCCAAATCCTTTCAAAGAGATTACCCTGAGTCTGGGGGCTATAGTTCCCTTTATTCTTTGTCTGATCTCATTTCTTTTGTCACTTTGCTCACTCTTAAGACTCCAGGCAGGTGAAAATCCGTGCTGCAGTGTGAGGGACTCCAGCACAGAGGCCCACAGGCGGACCCTA AAGGCGTTGATCATCTTTCTGCTGCTCTGTATTGTGTACCATGCAGTCTTTCTTGTCATAACCTATGGCTTTCTGATTCCTCACAGAAGATTTGTGGCGATGTTTGGTTGCATAATTACTGTCATTTTTCCATGAAGGCATCTATTCATCCTGATAATGGGGAACAGTAAGCTGAggaag gctTTTCTGAAGGTGGTAAGGATTGCGAAAGATTTTCACAAAAGAACGCGATCTTTTGTTCCATTGAGAATCCTGAATACAAGGAATAAAATGCCAACAAATACTCTCTTCTCCCACTTGATG AAAAACTGA